The [Clostridium] scindens ATCC 35704 nucleotide sequence GAGTTTCCGGCATATAGATGTCCACCGCATCCATCAGATCCGTGGTAACCATATTCATCATTCCGCCGGGACAGATGCAGGGCGGCCGGTCTACTGCATTTCCTTTCATTACATTGTACAATCTTTCCTTTGGAGTCAGCATTTTTCTTCTCCTTTTTCTATGCAATATTAAGCAGGCGTTTGGCCAGTTTCACGGCCTCCACCGCATTCTGCGAATAGCCGTCCGCGCCGATCTTGTCCGCATATTTCTGGGAAATAGGGCCGCCGCCTATCATGACCTTTACCTTGTCGCGCATTCCTGCGTCTTCCAGCATATGAATCACCGTCTCCATACCGCCCATCGTCGTCGTCATTAAAGTAGACATGCAGATCAGATCCGCCTCTTCTTCTTTTGCCGTCTCTATAAACTGCTCAAGCGGGACATCCCTACCAAGATCGATCATCTCAAATCCAGCAGTCTCCATCATAATCTTCACCAGATTCTTGCCAATATCATGGGTATCTCCTTCCACGACTCCGATGATTCCTTTGATCTTCCCTTCCCCGCTTTCTTCCGGAAGATAAGGACGCAGGATATCCAGTCCCACATACATGGCGTCCGAGCACAGCAACACATCCGTGACAAAGTATTCTTCTTCCTCATACAGCTGGCTTGCCCGGTTCATGCCATCCACCAGGCCTTCCATGATTCCGTCAAACGCAGGATACCCTGCTTCCAGATACTCTTTGGCTGCCTCTTCTACGTCATCTTCTTCCATCTCGACCACGCCGTCGGATAATCTTTTCAATAATTCTTCCTTTAAACTCATACTCACTTCTCCTCTAAATCAATCTCACCGTCTTGATCCTGCCGCTCTCCAATTTGTAATGTACATTTTTAATACACATCTGCCCCATGAACCTGGCTTTTCCAATCATCTCGATGCAGCCTTCCCCATATTCCATGGGTCCGGATAATTCTGCATCTACGAATTCTGCCTTTCCGGTTCCAAGCAGGGCAAATGTAGTCTTAGGGCATAAGAGTATCAGCGGGGAATCCCCCAGCTTCTCTGCCGCCTTCTTCAGAAATTCATAAGTAAAATCTTCCACCACCTGCTCGGCCATCTTCGGGCCCAGGATATTCAGTCCTCCAGAGGAATCTGCATAACTGATCATATCCACGCCATACTTCTTAGCTTCCTCCATGAACCGGAGAATCTCTCCGCCTAGTTTCCAGAATACTTCCTTCATAAGTTCCGGCTTCTTGCGCATTGCCTTGAACACGTACTTTGCATCGATCAATACGTTCAGGATCGTAAACGGGCCGGACACCTGGAGCACCACATGCTCTCCCTCTTCGCGCAGCGCCTGGCAGGCAAGAAGCACTTCATGGATTCTCCCTTCCTGTAGATTCATGGCTGGAAGTTCCAGAAGTTCTTCAGGCGAGGTGCAGATATACTCTTTCGCTCTGGGTCCGGTCTTCTCGTTCCCGTAATTGATGATTCCGCCCATGGCTTCCGCCTCCACCGTATGGCAGAATGGAAGTTCGCAGAATGAGGCACCGTCATGCCTTTTCAGCGCTTTTGACAGCGCTGCCATGGTCTCATGGTGCATATATGCGTCCGGAAACTGTAACTCTAATTCCCGGGTCACCTCTTCATTGATGCCTGCTGAATTGTCATATGTACATTGAAAGTCTTTGATATCTCCCATAATTGCCTCCTCGTTATCCAAACAGAACCTTTTCCGCGTCTTTCGCCGCTCTTACCACTGCCTTCACATTTTCGTCCGGCGTCAGGGGCGATACATCGCAGTCGCCGCTTAAGATAAACCGGCCGTCCCTTGCGCCATCCATACATTCCTGATAAGCAAAATCATAGACTTCCTGCTCGCTGCCCTCCATAAGCACGGAGCAGCAGGGGATGTTGCCCATCAGGGCCACCTTGTCGCCGTATTCCTCTTTCACCTTCTTGGTCTGCGTATCGGAGATATGCCATGCATCGCCGGATTCCTTAAGTACCAGGTCGAACCGGTCATCATACAGTCCGCAAGTATGGATCACGATGGATGCGCCATAGTCCTTAATCCTCTTGTTGGCACGGATGTTGCTTTGCGAGATGCATTTCTCATAAGACTTTCTGGAAATGCAGTATCCGCCAAAATTAGGCATTGGGAACCACAGGAAATCCAATCCCGCATCTACCAGCATCTTGCAGGATTCCACCACGGCATCTTCCACATAATCGCACAGGGTACGGAAAAGTTCCTGGTTCTTAATCATCGCCTTAAACGCAGGCTTCGCCCCCATCAATGTAAATGCCACCGCCGCCGGAACATGGAGTATGGCATAGATCGGCTCCTCCGGCTCCGCCGCCCGCATTAGTTCAATGGTGCGCAGTACATTTTTCATCATCATGCACTTGCTCGGATCATACGGCTTTAACTTTTCTATATCTTCAAAAGAATGTATTACGTCATCCCCGTCCCCCACAATCTTTCCTTCACTATTCGGAAGATGGCCTCCCATCATGGCGGCGATACCGCCATATGCGCCTGCGCACAGGCCGTCATAGCCCAGTGCCTGCCTGGTCCCGACCATGCATTCCGTCAGTTTTTCGGGACTCATCATAGCCTCCGGCATTGTATATCCATACCGCATCACCGGCAAGGAAAATGCATTCATGATGATGGGGATTCTATCCGCCCCTGTTCCATCCAGTATTGCCTTTACCGCTTCTCTTTTTCCCATCATGGCTTTTTTCCTCCTATGCCTCAACCAGGTTCTTTGCAAATTCTACCGCCTCTATGGCACTGCTGGTATAGCCGTCTGCTCCGATTTTTTTGGCAAATGCAGGAGATACCGGCGCTCCTCCTACCATAATCTTTACCTTGTCGCGAAGTCCGAATTCTTTC carries:
- a CDS encoding corrinoid protein; amino-acid sequence: MSLKEELLKRLSDGVVEMEEDDVEEAAKEYLEAGYPAFDGIMEGLVDGMNRASQLYEEEEYFVTDVLLCSDAMYVGLDILRPYLPEESGEGKIKGIIGVVEGDTHDIGKNLVKIMMETAGFEMIDLGRDVPLEQFIETAKEEEADLICMSTLMTTTMGGMETVIHMLEDAGMRDKVKVMIGGGPISQKYADKIGADGYSQNAVEAVKLAKRLLNIA
- a CDS encoding methylcobamide--CoM methyltransferase — translated: MGDIKDFQCTYDNSAGINEEVTRELELQFPDAYMHHETMAALSKALKRHDGASFCELPFCHTVEAEAMGGIINYGNEKTGPRAKEYICTSPEELLELPAMNLQEGRIHEVLLACQALREEGEHVVLQVSGPFTILNVLIDAKYVFKAMRKKPELMKEVFWKLGGEILRFMEEAKKYGVDMISYADSSGGLNILGPKMAEQVVEDFTYEFLKKAAEKLGDSPLILLCPKTTFALLGTGKAEFVDAELSGPMEYGEGCIEMIGKARFMGQMCIKNVHYKLESGRIKTVRLI
- a CDS encoding uroporphyrinogen decarboxylase family protein, translated to MMGKREAVKAILDGTGADRIPIIMNAFSLPVMRYGYTMPEAMMSPEKLTECMVGTRQALGYDGLCAGAYGGIAAMMGGHLPNSEGKIVGDGDDVIHSFEDIEKLKPYDPSKCMMMKNVLRTIELMRAAEPEEPIYAILHVPAAVAFTLMGAKPAFKAMIKNQELFRTLCDYVEDAVVESCKMLVDAGLDFLWFPMPNFGGYCISRKSYEKCISQSNIRANKRIKDYGASIVIHTCGLYDDRFDLVLKESGDAWHISDTQTKKVKEEYGDKVALMGNIPCCSVLMEGSEQEVYDFAYQECMDGARDGRFILSGDCDVSPLTPDENVKAVVRAAKDAEKVLFG